One segment of Burkholderia multivorans ATCC BAA-247 DNA contains the following:
- a CDS encoding sugar kinase: MQTALDIVTYGEAMAMFVAAQPGHLAHAAQFTKRIAGADLNVAIGLARLGFRVGWMSRVGNDSFGRYVLDTLAREGIDASCVTVDTRYPTGFQLKSRNDDGSDPTVEYFRKGSAASHLSCDDYVADYVLGARHLHLTGVAPAISASSCELAFHLAREMRAAGKSISFDPNLRPTLWPSAEAMATTLNALAALADWVLPGLAEGRQLTGRDTPADIARFYLDQGARGVVIKLGPQGAYYRTADGDEGTVAGERVDNVVDTVGAGDGFAVGVVSALLERKPVAQAVARGNLIGALAIQVIGDSEGLPTRAALDRLERERAERVEESFVAQ, translated from the coding sequence ATGCAGACAGCACTCGATATCGTCACCTACGGCGAAGCGATGGCGATGTTCGTCGCCGCGCAGCCGGGCCATCTCGCGCACGCGGCGCAGTTCACGAAGCGCATCGCGGGCGCCGATCTCAACGTCGCGATCGGGCTCGCGCGGCTCGGTTTCCGGGTGGGCTGGATGAGCCGCGTCGGCAACGATTCGTTCGGCCGCTACGTGCTCGACACGCTCGCGCGCGAAGGGATCGACGCGTCGTGCGTGACCGTCGATACGCGCTACCCGACCGGTTTCCAGCTGAAGTCGCGCAATGACGACGGCAGCGATCCGACGGTCGAATATTTCCGCAAGGGCTCGGCGGCGAGCCACCTGTCGTGCGACGACTACGTGGCCGACTACGTGCTCGGCGCGCGCCATCTGCATCTGACCGGCGTCGCGCCGGCGATCTCGGCGAGCTCGTGCGAACTGGCGTTTCACCTCGCGCGCGAAATGCGCGCAGCCGGCAAGTCGATTTCGTTCGACCCGAACCTGCGCCCGACGCTGTGGCCGTCGGCCGAGGCGATGGCGACGACGCTGAACGCGCTCGCGGCGCTCGCCGACTGGGTGCTGCCGGGCCTCGCCGAAGGGCGGCAGCTGACCGGCCGCGACACACCGGCCGACATCGCGCGCTTCTATCTCGACCAGGGCGCGCGCGGCGTCGTCATCAAGCTCGGCCCGCAGGGCGCGTACTATCGCACCGCCGACGGCGACGAGGGCACGGTTGCGGGCGAGCGCGTCGACAATGTCGTCGACACGGTCGGCGCCGGCGACGGCTTCGCGGTCGGCGTCGTCAGCGCGCTGCTGGAGCGCAAGCCGGTCGCGCAGGCGGTCGCGCGCGGCAACCTGATCGGCGCACTCGCGATCCAGGTGATCGGCGATTCGGAAGGGCTGCCGACGCGCGCGGCGCTCGACCGGCTCGAGCGCGAACGGGCCGAGCGAGTAGAGGAAAGCTTCGTCGCGCAATGA
- a CDS encoding bifunctional glyoxylate/hydroxypyruvate reductase B, with protein MKPRIVAYKPLPDDVLAYLREHADVVQADGADALADALGDADGAIGASLKITPQMLDRAPRLKAWSTISVGYDNFDVADLTRRGIVLAHTPDVLTESTADTVFSLILASARRVVELAEWVKAGHWHRSIGPELYGTDVQGKTLGIVGLGRIGGAVARRAALGFRMQVLYTNRTVHPEAETQYGARRVTLDTLLAESDFVCLQVPLSPETRHLIGAAEFAKMKRSAILINASRGPVVDEAALIDALRAGTIRGAGLDVFEKEPLSADSPLLQMSNVVALPHIGSATHETRHAMARCAAENLVGALAGTLRSNLVNPDALAPR; from the coding sequence ATGAAGCCTCGTATCGTCGCGTACAAGCCGCTGCCCGATGACGTCCTCGCGTATCTGCGCGAGCATGCGGACGTCGTGCAGGCCGACGGCGCCGACGCGCTGGCCGATGCGCTCGGCGATGCCGACGGCGCAATCGGCGCGAGCCTGAAGATCACGCCGCAGATGCTCGATCGCGCGCCGCGGCTCAAGGCGTGGTCGACGATTTCGGTCGGCTACGACAACTTCGACGTCGCCGATCTGACGCGGCGCGGCATCGTGCTCGCGCACACGCCCGACGTGCTGACCGAGTCGACCGCCGATACCGTGTTCTCGCTGATCCTGGCCTCCGCGCGGCGCGTCGTCGAACTCGCCGAGTGGGTGAAGGCCGGCCACTGGCATCGCAGCATCGGCCCCGAGCTGTACGGCACCGACGTGCAGGGCAAGACGCTCGGCATCGTCGGGCTGGGGCGCATCGGCGGCGCTGTCGCGCGGCGTGCGGCGCTCGGCTTCCGGATGCAAGTGCTGTACACGAACCGCACCGTGCATCCGGAAGCGGAAACGCAATACGGCGCGCGGCGCGTGACGCTCGACACGCTGCTCGCGGAGTCGGATTTCGTCTGTCTGCAGGTGCCGCTGTCGCCGGAGACGCGCCACCTGATCGGCGCCGCCGAATTCGCGAAGATGAAGCGCAGCGCGATCCTGATCAACGCGTCGCGCGGGCCGGTGGTCGACGAGGCCGCGCTGATCGACGCGCTGCGCGCCGGCACGATCCGCGGCGCGGGGCTCGACGTGTTCGAGAAGGAACCGCTGTCGGCCGATTCGCCGCTGCTGCAGATGAGCAACGTCGTCGCGCTGCCGCACATCGGTTCGGCGACGCACGAGACGCGTCATGCGATGGCGCGTTGCGCGGCGGAAAACCTGGTCGGCGCGCTGGCCGGCACGCTGCGCTCGAACCTCGTCAATCCGGACGCGCTCGCGCCGCGCTAA
- a CDS encoding LysR family transcriptional regulator: protein MTPDQLITFAAVAEHLNISHAAVALHLSQPAVSGQLRLLQEEFGEPLYQRDGRGIRLTPVGEQLAQYAKAQRDTFAQARAFRDAVRGLDAGTLRIGASTTPASYLLPYLIAAFQPRAPRIAIQTMSGNTADVVAALPSLDIAMIEGPPGDALPPGTAMHVWHEDEIVAIVPAGHPLAAPEYDAGVTLDALAPHPLVLREEGSGVRQLVERAFAQCAAPMRVAFEIAGVEAVKEAVRAGMGVGFVSAMSLRHRDAALVMRSFAPTPLTRHFSILVPHGSAPSRAAAQFLEMSVAHPIG, encoded by the coding sequence ATGACCCCGGATCAACTGATAACGTTCGCCGCCGTCGCCGAGCATCTGAACATCAGCCATGCGGCCGTCGCGCTCCATCTGTCGCAGCCGGCCGTGTCCGGCCAGTTGCGGCTGCTGCAGGAGGAATTCGGCGAGCCGCTGTACCAGCGCGACGGGCGCGGCATCCGGCTCACGCCGGTCGGCGAGCAGCTCGCGCAGTACGCGAAGGCGCAGCGCGACACGTTCGCGCAGGCACGCGCGTTCCGCGACGCGGTGCGCGGCCTCGATGCCGGCACGCTGCGGATCGGCGCGAGCACGACGCCGGCGAGCTATCTGCTGCCGTACCTGATTGCCGCGTTTCAGCCGCGGGCGCCGCGCATCGCGATCCAGACCATGAGCGGCAACACGGCCGACGTCGTCGCCGCGTTGCCGTCGCTCGATATCGCGATGATCGAAGGGCCGCCCGGCGACGCGTTGCCGCCGGGGACCGCGATGCACGTCTGGCACGAGGACGAAATCGTCGCGATCGTGCCGGCCGGCCATCCGCTCGCGGCGCCCGAGTACGACGCCGGCGTGACGCTCGATGCGCTGGCGCCGCATCCGCTCGTGCTGCGCGAGGAGGGCTCGGGCGTGCGGCAGCTCGTCGAGCGCGCGTTCGCACAGTGCGCGGCGCCGATGCGCGTCGCGTTCGAGATCGCCGGCGTCGAAGCGGTGAAGGAGGCCGTGCGCGCGGGCATGGGCGTCGGCTTCGTGTCGGCGATGTCGCTGCGTCATCGCGATGCGGCGCTCGTCATGCGTTCTTTCGCGCCGACGCCGCTCACGCGGCATTTCTCGATTCTGGTGCCGCATGGCAGTGCGCCGTCGCGGGCCGCCGCGCAGTTCCTCGAGATGAGCGTCGCGCATCCGATCGGATAA
- a CDS encoding YhfC family glutamic-type intramembrane protease, translating into MTVAPVTLAVLIAATLIIALLPLVLFRYLRKPLALDRRDTIVGVAMFALSAMIVERAFHAFVLSSTPAGGWLTHPLAFVAYSALATAVFEEFGRYLGMRWLSRRYGASAGDGRGIGYGIGHGGAQAWFVGVLVWGQWAYLGWLASRGQLDAQLSDLPPDTVVRLQMMLATLSVPNVVLLLLERVAAFAVQVALSVFVWRGVRAGRAGVLPAAIVLHALAAAPALLYQVRMLPAAWAEAAYFVIAALLTAVLVKTCRAPRAAN; encoded by the coding sequence ATGACCGTTGCTCCCGTCACGCTGGCCGTGCTGATTGCGGCCACGCTGATCATCGCGCTGCTGCCGCTCGTCCTCTTCCGTTATCTGCGCAAGCCGCTTGCGCTCGACCGCCGCGACACGATCGTCGGCGTCGCGATGTTCGCGCTGTCCGCGATGATCGTGGAACGCGCGTTCCACGCTTTCGTGCTGAGCAGCACGCCGGCCGGCGGCTGGCTCACGCATCCGCTCGCGTTCGTCGCATACAGTGCGCTCGCGACCGCCGTGTTCGAGGAGTTCGGCCGCTATCTCGGGATGCGCTGGCTGAGCCGCCGCTACGGCGCGTCGGCCGGCGACGGGCGCGGGATCGGCTACGGGATCGGGCACGGCGGCGCGCAGGCGTGGTTCGTCGGCGTGCTGGTATGGGGGCAGTGGGCGTATCTCGGCTGGCTCGCGAGCCGCGGCCAGCTCGACGCACAGCTTTCGGATCTGCCGCCCGACACCGTGGTGCGGCTGCAGATGATGCTCGCGACGCTGTCGGTACCGAACGTCGTGCTGCTGCTGCTCGAACGCGTTGCCGCCTTTGCGGTGCAGGTCGCGCTGTCGGTGTTCGTGTGGCGCGGCGTGCGGGCCGGCCGCGCCGGCGTGCTGCCCGCGGCGATCGTGCTGCACGCGCTCGCGGCCGCGCCCGCGCTGCTGTATCAGGTCAGGATGCTGCCGGCCGCGTGGGCCGAGGCCGCGTACTTCGTGATCGCGGCGCTCCTGACAGCCGTGCTCGTGAAGACGTGCCGCGCGCCGCGCGCGGCGAACTGA
- a CDS encoding LacI family DNA-binding transcriptional regulator, whose amino-acid sequence MTESQLSTSRPATISDVAREAGTGKTSVSRYLNGETHVLSADLRQRIEAAIARLNYRPNQMARGLKRGRNRLLGMLAADLTNPYTVEVLQGVEAACHALGYMPLICHAANEVEMERRFLQLLTTYRVEGLIVNALGAEEEVLRPLRGGGIPAVLVDRTVEGFEADLIGLDNADAIETALAHLIERGFDAIHFVVQPFEHVSSRRLREAAFRAALAARGMPVSPTVVLDLNVPQAAAVALADLDARIDDAARRGVRAALFAANAPVALAIARHLRARFGAAWQSNAALLSIDDPEWAELIGITTIRQPTYEIGYKAVEFVHERIDGAGGDVRVAMLPGELIARASTAS is encoded by the coding sequence GTGACCGAATCGCAACTTTCCACGTCCCGTCCGGCGACGATCAGCGACGTCGCGCGCGAGGCCGGCACGGGCAAGACCAGCGTTTCGCGCTATCTGAACGGCGAGACGCACGTGCTGTCGGCCGATCTGCGCCAGCGGATCGAAGCCGCGATCGCGCGGCTCAACTACCGGCCGAACCAGATGGCGCGCGGGCTCAAGCGCGGCCGCAACCGGCTGCTGGGCATGCTCGCGGCCGACCTGACCAATCCGTATACCGTCGAAGTGCTGCAAGGCGTCGAAGCCGCGTGCCACGCGCTCGGCTACATGCCGCTGATCTGCCACGCCGCGAACGAAGTCGAGATGGAGCGCCGTTTTCTGCAGCTGCTGACCACGTATCGCGTCGAAGGGCTGATCGTGAACGCGCTCGGCGCCGAAGAGGAGGTGCTGCGGCCGCTGCGCGGCGGCGGCATTCCGGCCGTGCTCGTCGACCGGACGGTCGAGGGCTTCGAGGCCGACCTGATCGGCCTCGACAATGCAGACGCGATCGAGACGGCGCTCGCGCATCTGATCGAGCGCGGCTTCGACGCGATCCATTTCGTCGTGCAGCCGTTCGAGCACGTCAGCTCGCGGCGGCTGCGCGAAGCCGCGTTCCGTGCGGCGCTCGCCGCGCGCGGCATGCCGGTGTCGCCGACGGTCGTGCTCGATCTCAACGTGCCGCAGGCGGCTGCTGTCGCGCTGGCCGACCTCGATGCGCGAATCGACGATGCCGCGCGGCGCGGCGTGCGCGCCGCGCTGTTCGCGGCAAACGCGCCGGTCGCGCTCGCGATCGCGCGTCATCTGCGCGCCCGATTCGGCGCCGCGTGGCAGTCGAACGCCGCGCTGCTGTCGATCGACGATCCGGAATGGGCCGAGCTGATCGGCATCACGACGATCCGTCAGCCGACCTACGAGATCGGCTACAAGGCGGTCGAGTTCGTGCACGAGCGGATCGACGGCGCGGGCGGCGACGTGCGCGTCGCGATGCTGCCCGGCGAGCTGATCGCGCGCGCGTCGACCGCAAGCTGA
- a CDS encoding TIM barrel protein — translation MADIVIVASAFGMDRVRQAGHSAFVAAAAEAGAAGFEVRRELFASDDDAAPGALAALGERIAAHRLWSVYSTPATLYTDDGALDAAALRDTLAEADALGARFVKFQLGGFAGDAHAADIVALSRGARARVVVENGQLAVGGAFAQFRGLFDALAACGLPDALGMTFDIGNWQWPGEAPLACARALAPHVEYIHCKAVEGEGARRFAVAPAPDDPLVTDVLAALPPQAPRGIEFSFDAHDPAGDARRRVAWLAAA, via the coding sequence ATGGCAGACATCGTGATCGTGGCGAGCGCATTCGGAATGGACCGTGTGCGCCAGGCGGGCCACAGTGCATTCGTCGCGGCGGCGGCAGAAGCCGGCGCGGCCGGATTCGAGGTGCGGCGCGAGCTGTTCGCGTCGGACGACGACGCGGCGCCCGGCGCGCTGGCCGCGCTCGGCGAACGGATCGCCGCACACCGGTTGTGGTCGGTCTATTCGACGCCGGCCACGCTGTACACCGACGACGGCGCGCTCGACGCGGCAGCGCTGCGCGACACGCTCGCCGAAGCCGACGCGCTCGGCGCGCGCTTCGTGAAATTCCAGCTGGGCGGCTTCGCCGGCGACGCGCACGCGGCCGACATCGTTGCGCTGTCGCGCGGTGCGCGGGCGCGTGTCGTCGTCGAGAACGGGCAATTGGCGGTCGGCGGCGCGTTCGCGCAATTTCGCGGGCTGTTCGACGCGCTCGCGGCGTGCGGCCTGCCCGATGCGCTCGGCATGACGTTCGACATCGGCAACTGGCAGTGGCCGGGCGAAGCGCCGCTCGCGTGCGCGCGCGCGCTCGCGCCGCACGTCGAATACATCCACTGCAAGGCCGTCGAAGGCGAGGGCGCGCGCCGCTTCGCCGTCGCGCCGGCGCCCGACGATCCGCTCGTGACCGACGTGCTGGCGGCGCTGCCGCCGCAGGCGCCGCGCGGGATCGAGTTTTCGTTCGACGCACACGATCCGGCGGGCGACGCACGCCGCCGCGTCGCGTGGCTCGCGGCCGCGTGA
- a CDS encoding PGDYG domain-containing protein, whose translation MLELKHLDLRTDPQARRVVKDETVTVAFADAAGELMSLEGPNRYVAGDALITGSTGDRWVVSRARFDAKYVPADPALAHGAPGAYRNRPTVVLARRMDEPFAIARSENGDTLRGAAGDWVMQYAPGDYGVVQAQRFAQVYRDA comes from the coding sequence ATGCTCGAACTCAAGCACCTCGACCTGCGCACCGATCCGCAGGCCCGCCGCGTCGTCAAGGATGAAACCGTCACCGTCGCGTTCGCGGACGCCGCCGGCGAACTGATGAGCCTCGAAGGTCCGAACCGCTACGTCGCCGGCGACGCGCTGATCACGGGCTCGACCGGCGACCGCTGGGTCGTGTCGCGCGCGCGCTTCGACGCGAAGTACGTGCCGGCCGATCCGGCGCTCGCGCACGGCGCACCGGGCGCATACCGGAACCGGCCGACGGTCGTGCTCGCACGCCGGATGGACGAACCGTTCGCCATCGCGCGCTCGGAAAACGGCGATACGCTGCGCGGCGCGGCCGGCGACTGGGTCATGCAATACGCGCCCGGCGACTACGGCGTCGTACAGGCGCAGCGCTTCGCGCAGGTCTACCGCGACGCGTGA
- a CDS encoding DUF3022 domain-containing protein, which produces MDDYQIDCASAEFDALARVICDLFPEQTRFVESSDARGRFLSVHWLAMRFGATPKRMTLDVRIAPAALARYLALKPMQRARSHAVLHAYTEAMLGSLEERHAAGETIEREAELALDEDFA; this is translated from the coding sequence ATGGACGACTATCAGATTGACTGCGCAAGCGCGGAATTCGATGCGCTCGCGCGCGTCATTTGCGATCTCTTTCCGGAACAGACGCGTTTCGTCGAAAGCAGCGATGCGCGTGGACGCTTTCTGTCCGTGCACTGGCTCGCGATGCGTTTCGGCGCGACGCCGAAGCGGATGACGCTCGACGTACGGATCGCACCGGCCGCGCTGGCCCGCTATCTGGCGCTGAAGCCGATGCAGCGCGCGCGCAGCCACGCGGTGCTGCATGCCTATACGGAAGCGATGCTCGGGTCGCTCGAAGAGCGGCATGCGGCGGGCGAGACGATCGAGCGCGAAGCGGAACTCGCGCTCGACGAAGATTTTGCGTGA
- a CDS encoding YeiH family protein: MSTAPTPSLGHAAPSMRGQLNGVLFVALFAAAVTSLSQLPAIAALGLSPLIVGIVAGALYGNALRDGMPASWAAGVNFSARKLLRIAVAFFGLRVSLQEIAQVGLPGLTVSVLVVVSTLAIGTWAGMKLMKLDRDAALLTAAGSAICGAAAVLAFESTLQSKPHQSAMAVGSVVLFGTLSMFLYPIAYHAGLLNLDPAGLGLFFGGTIHEVAQVVGAASDISPQVAHVATIVKMTRVMLLVPVLLMLGWWLARSAQTAAGGAQGKRKVAVPWFALGFLAFVIVNSLNVLPADVTHTLNVLDTFALTMAMTALGIETRVAQIRQAGPRALTTGLILYVWLIVGGYGITWAVQHWLG, translated from the coding sequence ATGTCCACTGCCCCGACTCCCTCTCTCGGCCACGCCGCGCCGTCGATGCGCGGCCAGTTGAACGGCGTGCTGTTCGTCGCACTGTTTGCGGCCGCCGTCACGAGCCTGTCGCAACTGCCCGCGATCGCCGCGCTCGGCCTGTCGCCGCTGATCGTCGGGATCGTCGCCGGCGCGCTGTACGGCAATGCGCTGCGCGACGGCATGCCGGCGAGCTGGGCGGCCGGCGTGAACTTCTCCGCGCGCAAGCTGCTGCGCATCGCGGTCGCGTTCTTCGGGCTGCGCGTCAGCCTGCAGGAAATCGCGCAGGTCGGCCTGCCGGGTCTGACGGTATCGGTGCTGGTCGTCGTCAGCACGCTCGCGATCGGCACCTGGGCCGGCATGAAGCTGATGAAGCTCGACCGCGACGCGGCGCTGCTGACCGCCGCCGGCAGCGCGATCTGCGGCGCGGCCGCGGTGCTCGCGTTCGAATCGACGCTGCAGTCGAAGCCCCATCAAAGCGCGATGGCGGTCGGCAGCGTCGTGCTGTTCGGCACGCTGTCGATGTTCCTGTATCCAATCGCCTATCACGCCGGGCTGCTGAATCTCGATCCGGCCGGGCTCGGGCTGTTCTTCGGCGGCACGATCCACGAGGTCGCGCAGGTGGTCGGCGCCGCGAGCGACATCAGCCCGCAGGTCGCGCACGTCGCGACGATCGTCAAGATGACGCGCGTGATGCTGCTCGTGCCCGTGCTGCTTATGCTCGGCTGGTGGCTCGCGCGCTCGGCGCAAACGGCAGCCGGCGGCGCGCAAGGCAAGCGCAAGGTCGCGGTGCCCTGGTTCGCGCTCGGCTTCCTCGCCTTCGTGATCGTCAACTCGCTGAACGTGCTGCCGGCGGACGTCACGCATACGCTGAACGTGCTCGATACGTTCGCGCTGACGATGGCGATGACGGCGCTCGGGATCGAGACGCGCGTCGCGCAGATCCGCCAGGCCGGCCCGCGCGCGCTGACCACCGGGCTGATCCTGTACGTCTGGTTGATCGTCGGCGGCTACGGCATCACGTGGGCCGTGCAGCACTGGCTTGGCTGA
- a CDS encoding MFS transporter: protein MATNLAPRRWWTIMPIVFITYSLAYLDRANYGFAAAAGINQDLGIGKGLSSLIGALFFLGYFFFQIPGAIYAERRSVKKLVFVSLVLWGACAALTGVVSNIPSLMVIRFVLGVVEAAVMPAMLIYISNWFTKSERSRANTFLILGNPVTVLWMSVVSGYLVHEFGWRHMFIAEGVPAILWAVCWWFLVQDKPAQSPWLSAQEKRDLETTLAAEQAAIKPVRNYGEAFRSPAVIKLCAQYFCWSIGVYGFVLWLPSIVKNGSALGMVATGWLSALPYLAATIAMLAASWASDKVGSRRGFVWPFLLVGAAAFAASFALGSTHFWISYALLVVAGAAMYAPYGPFFAIVPELLPKNVAGGAMALINSMGALGSFVGSYFVGYLNGATGSPLASYAFMSAALVAAVILTLSVKPQPRDAHSLAAPLQGK, encoded by the coding sequence ATGGCAACCAATCTCGCACCCCGCCGCTGGTGGACGATCATGCCGATCGTCTTCATCACCTACAGCCTCGCCTACCTCGACCGCGCGAACTACGGGTTCGCGGCGGCGGCGGGCATCAACCAGGATCTCGGGATCGGCAAGGGCCTGTCGTCGCTGATCGGCGCACTGTTCTTCCTCGGCTACTTCTTCTTCCAGATTCCCGGCGCGATCTATGCGGAGCGTCGCAGCGTGAAGAAGCTCGTGTTCGTGAGCCTCGTGCTGTGGGGCGCGTGCGCGGCGCTGACCGGCGTGGTCAGCAACATTCCGTCGCTGATGGTGATCCGCTTCGTGCTCGGCGTGGTCGAGGCGGCCGTGATGCCGGCGATGCTGATCTACATCAGCAACTGGTTCACGAAGAGCGAGCGCTCGCGCGCGAACACGTTCCTGATCCTCGGCAACCCGGTGACCGTGCTCTGGATGTCGGTCGTGTCGGGCTATCTGGTGCACGAATTCGGCTGGCGCCACATGTTCATCGCGGAAGGCGTGCCGGCGATCCTCTGGGCCGTGTGCTGGTGGTTCCTCGTGCAGGACAAGCCCGCGCAGTCGCCGTGGCTGTCCGCGCAGGAAAAGCGCGATCTCGAGACGACGCTCGCGGCCGAGCAGGCCGCGATCAAGCCGGTGCGCAACTACGGCGAAGCGTTCCGTTCGCCGGCCGTGATCAAGCTCTGCGCGCAGTATTTCTGCTGGAGCATCGGCGTGTACGGCTTCGTGCTGTGGCTGCCGTCGATCGTGAAGAACGGCTCGGCGCTCGGGATGGTCGCGACCGGCTGGCTGTCCGCGCTGCCGTATCTCGCGGCGACGATCGCGATGCTCGCCGCATCGTGGGCGTCGGACAAGGTCGGCTCGCGGCGCGGGTTCGTGTGGCCGTTCCTGCTGGTCGGCGCGGCCGCGTTCGCCGCGTCGTTCGCGCTCGGTTCGACGCACTTCTGGATCTCGTACGCGCTGCTCGTCGTGGCGGGCGCCGCGATGTATGCGCCGTACGGCCCGTTCTTCGCGATCGTGCCGGAACTGCTGCCGAAGAACGTCGCCGGCGGCGCGATGGCGCTGATCAACAGCATGGGCGCGCTCGGCTCGTTCGTCGGCTCGTATTTCGTCGGCTATCTGAACGGCGCGACCGGCTCGCCGCTTGCGTCGTATGCGTTCATGAGCGCCGCGCTCGTCGCCGCCGTGATCCTGACGCTGTCCGTCAAACCCCAGCCGCGCGATGCCCATTCGCTCGCGGCCCCGCTGCAAGGAAAATGA